The following nucleotide sequence is from Peribacillus sp. ACCC06369.
TAATAAAAAGCGTCATTAGACATGAAGAACGTGAAAGGTGCTGAGATGACGGCTGTGATGACGGCAAAATGTGCACCCATTTGGTCTGGAATATGCTGAATCAAAGAGTTTGCCATGGCATCGACCATTTCCGTACCGGCAAGGATTCCAGTGAAGACACCTGCTGCAAAAATCATCGAAATTACAGATAATGCATTGTCCGCATAGTTTGCCACACGTTCTTTCTGATCACTGAGTTTCGGATAGTTAACCGTAATGGCAATCGCAAAACCTATCATGAACAGGACCGCTGAAGGCATAAGTTCCATGATCAGCGCAACCAATAGTGTAAGAGTCAATGCGTAATTGAATATTATCAATTTAGGACGTTTAAGATAAGCATCTTCCGTTGCAGCAGCTTGCTGTGCCATAACATGATAATCGACTTCGATGATCCCAATTCTCTTTCTTTCTTTTTTACCCAGGCAATATGCCATGAAAAGAACGAATAGGACTCCGCCAATCATCGCTGGAATGACAGGGGTGAAAACATCGGACATTTCAAGTTTTAAAGCGGTCATCACCCGTGCTGTAGGGCCTCCCCAAGGAAGAAGGTTCATGACTCCAGATGACGATACGGCAATACCGGCCAATACTAACGGTCTCATTCCAATCCGTTTATATAGCGGAAGCATGGCTGAAATCGTTATCATATATGTTGTCGTACCATCTCCATCCAAGGAAATCAGCAAAGCTAGGATTGCCGTACCGATGGCAATTTTCACTGGATCTCCTTTTACAACCTTAAGGATTGTATTGATGATCGGATCAAAAACGCCAGCATCGATCAAAATGCCAAAGAAAAGAATCGCAAATAAAATCATGATTCCCGTTGGCGCGACGTCTTTGATTCCTTCCAACGCCATCTCACCCATTTTACCGCCAAACCCACCAATAAGTGCAAAGGCACTTGGTACTGCAATCAAAGCTATCATGGCTGAAAGTCGCCCTGTCATAATTAAAATCATAAAAACTACTATCATCAAATATCCCAATAAAGCGAGCATATCTATCACTCCTAATCTTCTAATAAGTTAAATTGTATATGAAATCGCTTTATCTGTAAGCGTTTTCAATTTATTGTGTTTTAAAACTATTTTGTTAATTTTGTTCATTGTGTTCACGGAAGCACTTTTCCAGAGTGAACCGGACGCCATTTCCCGGGTTGAATGGCGGGTTCTTTAAGGAAAAGATATGATTATTAAACAAACAGTGACTAAATCTTTATGCAAGGCAGAGGCATCGTATTTATTCTTCAAATGATAAATTTGCCGGTCCATCCATTTTACCAAGGTAATTTTCCGCCTTGAATTGTTGCATCATCGTTGCAAATTCCTCCTTGGATTCCGCAGTGACGGATTTCAGGAAACCTGATGCCCGGCCTTTATGGAATGTCTCCCGGTCAATTCCCATTTTATAATTGAATGGATGACTCCCACTTAAATTCCATCCTTTTAATAATTGTTCGTTTTTCATCGTCATTTCCTCCTTTTGCAAGGTTAATTTACTTACGAGTTTCCGATATTGCCCTGGCGGCAGTTCATAATATTTCTTGAATGAACGAGTAAAGGATTCTTGTGTTTCAAAGCGGTAATATAAAGCAATGTCAATTATTTTTACATCCGTATAAAGCAGCATGTTTGCGGCATTGGCGATCCTTCGATATCGAATATATTCTGATACGGTCACGCCAACCTCCTTGTGAAAAATACGATGATAATGAAACTTCGAAAAACCTGCGAATCGTGCGATGTTCTCCAAGGACAATTCGTCTTGTAAGCTATTCTCTATATATTCAATCGTTTTTTGAATGATGGGACTGTATCTCATTTCCGAACCTCCTTAAGAATAAGATAACAGATTAAAACATCGTTTTTTTGACATATATTGCTTTTTTTGAAATCTTTCAAACCATGCATGCATAAAAAAACACCTCCATAATGAAGGTGTTTCAATTCATACTATTGAATTTTATAATATCTTCGCTCGGGTCTTCCCACTACCCCATATACGACTTCCGCTTTACATTTCTTTACGGATATCAAGTATTCCAGATAGCGTCTCGCGGTTGTCCTGGAAGCGCCGATCTGTCCGCTCACTTGCTCAGCCGACAAACCGATATCGCTTGCTTCGAGTACTTCGATCACTTTCGCCAAAGTGATTTCGTCGACGCCTTTCGGTAAGGCGGTCCCATCGTTCGTTTCCGAAACGGCAGATCCCTTTTTCAAAATGAGATCAACAAAATCCTGATCTATTTCTTGTTTGGATTTCATCAGATGCGCTTTCTTAAGATACTCTTCGATAACTTGGTTGAAGCGCTTCATTTCCACTGGTTTGATTAAATAATTCTCTACACCGTAGTGAAGCGCCTTTTCAAGTAGTTCTTTATCCGTTGCGGCGGTAATCATGATGATATCCACATTCGGGAATTTTTGCCGAATATCCGGAAGGAGGTCTGTACCAAGCTGATCTGGCATATATACATCAAGCAAAAGCAGATCAGGGCTTTTTTGTTCCAAAATCCGAAGCGTCTTTTTGGCATTGACAGCTTTTCCGACCACTTCTATTTCATCAAAGTTTTTCAAGAATTTTTCATGGATATCCGCTACACGAAAATCATCTTCTGCGATGACTGCTCTTATCTTCAGCATTCTTTCCCTCCTCTCTGTTCTTTAGGAAGATACACGGTGAATATGGTGTTTCCATCCTCACTTTGAACTTCGATGATGCCGCCCAGCTCTTTTACGACACGATCAGCATTCGAAAGTCCATAACCACTCGGACTTCCGCTGTTTTTCGAAGTGAAACCCCGATCGAAAATATGGGCGATTGCATCCTCAGGTATTCCTTTTCCGTTATCACTCACTTCAAATACCATATCATTTCCGATATCGGTGGCGAAAAATCTCACAAGGGGCTCCTCCATGCCTGAAACCGCTTCAAGTGCATTATCGATAATGTTGCCTAGAATCAATGTCAGCTGCGACAATTTTATATGATCCGGAAGTTTCTCTAGGTAACTTTGTGCGTCAATTTCAAAGAATATCTTCTTTTCCGATGCTTTCCCTATCTTACCAAGTAACAGGGCTTGTACCTTTGTATCCTTTATCTGTTCGAACACGACACGGTTAAGGGAATGCAATTCGGACGTTTCGCTTTGGATCATATCTATCGCTTCATCATATTCCCCTAATTGTATCAATCCGGATAAGACATATAGTTTATTGGTAAATTCATGGGTTTGTGCCCTTAAATCCTCTGAGTGCATCTTCACTTCCGATAATGTGTTGACCATTTCCTCAATTTCCGTTCGATCACGGAACGAAGCCACAACACCGCTTACGCCTTCACTATCGAAGATTGGCGTACAATTAACAATTACGGATTTATCTTTCCATGAAATCTCCTTATCTATTTGCGGTTTACCGGACTTCAACACTTCGAATAAATATTTCGAAGGAAATAGGCCATCAACGTTCAAATGGCGAACGGACTCTTTTATATCGAGCAATTTTTTCGCCGGCTGATTCATCGAGGTAATCAACCCATTTTGGTCAATGGCCAATATCCCTTCTTTCACCGATTGAAGCACTGCATTTTTTTCTTTATATAAATTGGCGATTTCAAAAGGTTCCAGCCCCAATGTATCTTTACGTATGCTCCTTGCCAGCATATAACTGCCAATGATCGATATCATGATGGCCACTAAAGTAACAATCATCTCTCTGGACAAATCCTTGAAAATTTGGGCGCGGACATCGTCCACTAAAAAACCGACCGAGACGATTCCAATAATTTTTCCATCCTCATTGAAAAC
It contains:
- a CDS encoding sensor histidine kinase, with product MRKVSLETKILGLVLSLSLFLILLLTTTFSYMEGRQIAKDKGQLALELSKTISFMPTVTEAFEKEDPAATIQPIVEKIRVETGAEFIVVGNKEGIRYSHPLASEIGKRMEGGDNSRAIRDGEYYVSEAAGSLGLSIRGKSPVFNEDGKIIGIVSVGFLVDDVRAQIFKDLSREMIVTLVAIMISIIGSYMLARSIRKDTLGLEPFEIANLYKEKNAVLQSVKEGILAIDQNGLITSMNQPAKKLLDIKESVRHLNVDGLFPSKYLFEVLKSGKPQIDKEISWKDKSVIVNCTPIFDSEGVSGVVASFRDRTEIEEMVNTLSEVKMHSEDLRAQTHEFTNKLYVLSGLIQLGEYDEAIDMIQSETSELHSLNRVVFEQIKDTKVQALLLGKIGKASEKKIFFEIDAQSYLEKLPDHIKLSQLTLILGNIIDNALEAVSGMEEPLVRFFATDIGNDMVFEVSDNGKGIPEDAIAHIFDRGFTSKNSGSPSGYGLSNADRVVKELGGIIEVQSEDGNTIFTVYLPKEQRGGKEC
- a CDS encoding response regulator — encoded protein: MLKIRAVIAEDDFRVADIHEKFLKNFDEIEVVGKAVNAKKTLRILEQKSPDLLLLDVYMPDQLGTDLLPDIRQKFPNVDIIMITAATDKELLEKALHYGVENYLIKPVEMKRFNQVIEEYLKKAHLMKSKQEIDQDFVDLILKKGSAVSETNDGTALPKGVDEITLAKVIEVLEASDIGLSAEQVSGQIGASRTTARRYLEYLISVKKCKAEVVYGVVGRPERRYYKIQ
- a CDS encoding citrate:proton symporter, which encodes MLALLGYLMIVVFMILIMTGRLSAMIALIAVPSAFALIGGFGGKMGEMALEGIKDVAPTGIMILFAILFFGILIDAGVFDPIINTILKVVKGDPVKIAIGTAILALLISLDGDGTTTYMITISAMLPLYKRIGMRPLVLAGIAVSSSGVMNLLPWGGPTARVMTALKLEMSDVFTPVIPAMIGGVLFVLFMAYCLGKKERKRIGIIEVDYHVMAQQAAATEDAYLKRPKLIIFNYALTLTLLVALIMELMPSAVLFMIGFAIAITVNYPKLSDQKERVANYADNALSVISMIFAAGVFTGILAGTEMVDAMANSLIQHIPDQMGAHFAVITAVISAPFTFFMSNDAFYYGVLPLLAKAGAAYGIDPALIGRASLLGLPVHLLSPLVPSTYLLVGMVGEDFGALQRTFLKWACGSTLVMIVVAVLLGIIPL